In Quercus robur chromosome 10, dhQueRobu3.1, whole genome shotgun sequence, a genomic segment contains:
- the LOC126704452 gene encoding mogroside IE synthase-like isoform X1, giving the protein MERETHILVIPYPVQGHINPMLQFSKRLATKGARVTLVATSTIRNSMQALQGASSVNIEIISDGSEGDENLENLIATLDRFKVIVSQSLSEYIEKLNSSKYPPKFIVYDHVLPWTLDVAKKYGLDGAPFFTQSCAVNVIYYHLKQGTIRLPIEGPTISLPSLPKLTINDISSFLSNPSLYPALLNLVMDQFSNFLEAKWLFFSSFMDLELEVVNWMASQHWPIKTIGPTIPSMYLDKRLEDDKEYGLHLFKPDVDACIKWLDTKETHSVVYTSFGSLASLGEEQMQELTWGLRNSNCYFLWIVRETEQKKLPTNFLQETAGKGLVVSWCPQLEVLAHKAIGCFMTHCGWNSTLEALSLGVPMVAMPQWTDQLTNAKFIVDVWKVGVRIKLDERGIATKEEIELCIREVIGGERGKEMRGNSIRWKELAKEAMNEGGSSDKNIEDFVAKLVCS; this is encoded by the exons ATGGAGAGGGAAACTCATATTCTAGTGATTCCTTACCCTGTACAAGGTCACATAAATCCTATGCTCCAATTCTCCAAGCGCTTAGCCACAAAGGGTGCTAGAGTGACTTTAGTCGCTACCAGCACCATTAGAAACTCCATGCAAGCCTTGCAAGGTGCTAGCTCTGTCAACATTGAGATAATCTCTGATGGCTCTGAGGGAGACGAAAACTTAGAAAACTTAATAGCAACTCTGGATCGTTTCAAAGTGATAGTTTCACAAAGCTTATCAGAGTATATTGAGAAACTAAACAGCTCCAAATACCCACCAAAGTTTATTGTGTATGACCATGTTCTGCCATGGACTCTAGACGTGGCTAAAAAATATGGCCTTGATGGAGCTCCATTTTTCACACAGTCTTGTGCAGTCAATGTCATCTATTATCACTTGAAGCAAGGAACAATAAGGTTGCCCATAGAAGGGCCAACAATATCACTACCCTCGTTGCCAAAACTAACAATCAATGATATATCTTCATTCCTTTCTAATCCAAGCTTGTACCCAGCTCTACTAAACCTTGTAATGGATCAATTTTCCAACTTCCTAGAAGCGAAGTGGCTCTTTTTCAGCTCTTTCATGGACTTGGAACTCGAG GTTGTGAATTGGATGGCAAGCCAGCACTGGCCTATAAAAACAATTGGACCAACTATTCCATCGATGTACTTAGACAAGAGGTTGGAGGATGACAAAGAGTATGGCCTTCATTTATTCAAGCCTGATGTGGATGCTTGTATAAAGTGGCTAGACACGAAGGAAACTCACTCAGTCGTTTACACATCGTTTGGAAGCTTAGCATCCTTGGGAGAAGAGCAGATGCAAGAGCTAACATGGGGCCTAAGGAATAGCAATTGCTACTTCTTGTGGATTGTTAGAGAAACTGAACAAAAAAAGCTTCCTACTAATTTTCTACAAGAAACAGCGGGGAAGGGACTTGTTGTGAGTTGGTGTCCTCAATTAGAAGTATTGGCTCATAAGGCCATTGGGTGCTTCATGACTCATTGTGGATGGAACTCGACTCTTGAGGCATTGAGCTTGGGGGTGCCAATGGTTGCAATGCCACAATGGACGGATCAATTGACTAATGCAAAGTTCATTGTGGATGTGTGGAAGGTAGGGGTTAGAATTAAATTGGATGAAAGGGGCATAGCTACCAAAGAAGAAATAGAGTTGTGTATAAGGGAAGTGATAGGGGGAGAACGAGGGAAAGAGATGAGAGGAAATTCAATAAGATGGAAAGAATTGGCTAAAGAGGCAATGAATGAAGGTGGAAGTTCTGATAAAAACATAGAAGACTTTGTGGCAAAACTTGTTTGCTCGTGA
- the LOC126704452 gene encoding mogroside IE synthase-like isoform X6 yields the protein MERKTHILVIPYPVQGHINPMLQFSKRLATKGARVTLVATSTIRNSMQALQGASSVNIEIISDGSEGDETVESLIATVDRFKDVVSQSLAEYIEKLNSSKYPPKFIVYDCALPWALDVARKYGIDGAPFYTQSCAVNVVYYHFKKGTVRLPLEEPTVSLPSMPKLAINDLSSLLSNPSSYPPLLNLFLDQFSNFLEAKWIFFSSFKELELEVVNWMASQHWPIKTIGPTIPSMYLDKRLEDDKEYGLHLFKPDVDACIKWLDTKETHSVVYTSFGSLASLGEEQMQELTWGLRNSNCYFLWIVRETEQKKLPTNFLQETAGKGLVVSWCPQLEVLAHKAIGCFMTHCGWNSTLEALSLGVPMVAMPQWTDQLTNAKFIVDVWKVGVRIKLDERGIATKEEIELCIREVIGGERGKEMRGNSIRWKELAKEAMNEGGSSDKNIEDFVAKLVCS from the exons atggagaggaaaacTCATATTCTAGTGATTCCTTACCCTGTACAAGGTCACATAAATCCTATGCTCCAGTTCTCCAAGCGCTTAGCCACAAAGGGTGCTAGAGTGACTTTAGTCGCTACCAGCACCATTAGAAACTCCATGCAAGCCTTGCAAGGTGCTAGCTCTGTCAACATTGAGATAATCTCTGATGGCTCTGAGGGAGACGAAACCGTAGAAAGCTTAATAGCAACTGTGGATCGTTTCAAAGATGTAGTTTCACAAAGCTTAGCAGAGTATATTGAGAAACTAAACAGCTCCAAATACCCCCCAAAGTTTATTGTGTATGACTGTGCTCTACCATGGGCTCTAGACGTGGCTAGAAAATATGGCATAGATGGAGCTCCATTTTACACTCAATCTTGTGCAGTCAATGTCGTCTATTATCACTTCAAGAAAGGAACAGTAAGGTTGCCTCTCGAAGAACCAACAGTATCACTACCCTCGATGCCAAAACTAGCAATCAATGATCTATCTTCGCTCCTTTCTAATCCAAGCTCATACCCACCTCTACTGAACCTTTTTCTGGATCAATTTTCCAACTTCCTAGAAGCAAAGTGGATCTTTTTCAGCTCTTTCAAGGAGTTGGAACTCGAG GTTGTGAATTGGATGGCAAGCCAGCACTGGCCTATAAAAACAATTGGACCAACTATTCCATCGATGTACTTAGACAAGAGGTTGGAGGATGACAAAGAGTATGGCCTTCATTTATTCAAGCCTGATGTGGATGCTTGTATAAAGTGGCTAGACACGAAGGAAACTCACTCAGTCGTTTACACATCGTTTGGAAGCTTAGCATCCTTGGGAGAAGAGCAGATGCAAGAGCTAACATGGGGCCTAAGGAATAGCAATTGCTACTTCTTGTGGATTGTTAGAGAAACTGAACAAAAAAAGCTTCCTACTAATTTTCTACAAGAAACAGCGGGGAAGGGACTTGTTGTGAGTTGGTGTCCTCAATTAGAAGTATTGGCTCATAAGGCCATTGGGTGCTTCATGACTCATTGTGGATGGAACTCGACTCTTGAGGCATTGAGCTTGGGGGTGCCAATGGTTGCAATGCCACAATGGACGGATCAATTGACTAATGCAAAGTTCATTGTGGATGTGTGGAAGGTAGGGGTTAGAATTAAATTGGATGAAAGGGGCATAGCTACCAAAGAAGAAATAGAGTTGTGTATAAGGGAAGTGATAGGGGGAGAACGAGGGAAAGAGATGAGAGGAAATTCAATAAGATGGAAAGAATTGGCTAAAGAGGCAATGAATGAAGGTGGAAGTTCTGATAAAAACATAGAAGACTTTGTGGCAAAACTTGTTTGCTCGTGA
- the LOC126704452 gene encoding mogroside IE synthase-like isoform X3 — MERKTHILVIPYPVQGHINPMLQFSKRLATKGARVTLVATSTIRNSMQALQGASSVNIEIISDGSEGDETVESLIATVDRFKDVVSQSLAEYIEKLNSSKYPPKFIVYDCALPWALDVARKYGIDGAPFYTQSCAVNVVYYHFKKGTVRLPLEEPTVSLPSMPKLAINDLSSLLSNPSSYPPLLNLFLDQFSNFLEAKWIFFSSFKELELEVVNWMASQKWPIKTIGPTIPSMYLDKRLEDDKEYGLHLFKPDVDACTKWLDTKETNSVIYTSFGSLASLGEEQMQELTWGLKNSNCYFLWVVRETEQKKLPTNFLQETVEKGLVVSWCSQLEVLAHKAIGCFMTHCGWNSTLEALSLGVPMVAMPQWTDQPTNAKFIADVWKVGVRIKLDERGIAIKEEIEFCIREVIEEERGKEMRMNSIKWKELAKEAMDECGSSDKNIEEFVAELVGL, encoded by the exons atggagaggaaaacTCATATTCTAGTGATTCCTTACCCTGTACAAGGTCACATAAATCCTATGCTCCAGTTCTCCAAGCGCTTAGCCACAAAGGGTGCTAGAGTGACTTTAGTCGCTACCAGCACCATTAGAAACTCCATGCAAGCCTTGCAAGGTGCTAGCTCTGTCAACATTGAGATAATCTCTGATGGCTCTGAGGGAGACGAAACCGTAGAAAGCTTAATAGCAACTGTGGATCGTTTCAAAGATGTAGTTTCACAAAGCTTAGCAGAGTATATTGAGAAACTAAACAGCTCCAAATACCCCCCAAAGTTTATTGTGTATGACTGTGCTCTACCATGGGCTCTAGACGTGGCTAGAAAATATGGCATAGATGGAGCTCCATTTTACACTCAATCTTGTGCAGTCAATGTCGTCTATTATCACTTCAAGAAAGGAACAGTAAGGTTGCCTCTCGAAGAACCAACAGTATCACTACCCTCGATGCCAAAACTAGCAATCAATGATCTATCTTCGCTCCTTTCTAATCCAAGCTCATACCCACCTCTACTGAACCTTTTTCTGGATCAATTTTCCAACTTCCTAGAAGCAAAGTGGATCTTTTTCAGCTCTTTCAAGGAGTTGGAACTCGAG GTTGTGAATTGGATGGCAAGCCAGAAATGGCCTATAAAAACAATTGGACCAACTATTCCATCAATGTACTTAGACAAGCGGTTGGAGGATGACAAAGAGTATGGCCTTCATTTATTCAAGCCTGATGTGGATGCTTGCACAAAGTGGCTAGACACAAAAGAAACTAACTCAGTCATTTACACATCATTTGGAAGCTTAGCATCCCTAGGAGAAGAACAAATGCAAGAGCTAACATGGGGTCTAAAGAATAGCAATTGCTACTTCTTATGGGTTGTTAGAGAAACTGAACAAAAAAAGCTTCCTACTAATTTTCTACAGGAAACAGTGGAGAAGGGATTGGTTGTAAGTTGGTGCAGTCAATTAGAAGTATTGGCTCATAAGGCCATTGGGTGCTTCATGACTCATTGTGGATGGAACTCAACCCTTGAGGCATTGAGCTTGGGAGTGCCAATGGTTGCAATGCCACAATGGACGGATCAACCAACGAATGCAAAGTTCATTGCCGATGTGTGGAAGGTTGGGGTTAGAATTAAATTGGATGAAAGAGGTATTGctattaaagaagaaatagagtTTTGTATAAGGGAAGTaatagaggaagaaagaggGAAAGAGATGAGAATGAATTCAATAAAATGGAAAGAATTGGCAAAAGAGGCAATGGATGAATGTGGAAGTTCGGATAAAAACATAGAGGAATTTGTGGCAGAACTTGTAGGCTTGTGA